CGGTAGTTACAAAATATTGGATAGAAAGCTTAAAATCGCAAGTTGGTATAACACATAGTTTCAATTCGGGTAGACCCTTTGATAATCCAAACGAAGTTGCTTTTATGAATGGGAAAACAAAAAACTTTAATAACCTTAGCATAAGCTGGGCTTGGTTGTTAAGTCAGCAAAAAATAGTGTATTTCTCTATATCCAACGTTACGGGTAACGATAATGTATTTGGTTACAACTATGCCAATACACCCAATACCAATGGGCAATTTGCCAGAGAAGCCATAAGGCAACCTGCCGACCGATTCTTTTTCGTTGGTTTCTTCTGGACCATTAGTACCGACAAGAAAACCAATCAGTTGGAGAATTTGTAAATTGTTTTCTACCCCAATAACAACTCATCCTCAAAATAATACAGTTCAGTAAAACACTTTTTAATACAGGCTGCAAAGTTGGCATCTTTGTACCATCAAATTATAACAATCATTTAAAACTTTACATTATGATACGATTAGTAACAACATTTATTTTATTAGTATGCACAGCAGTAACAGCACAGTCGCAATACGAAACAGGAATGCAAAAAGCCTTTGCCTTATGGGGCGAAGGTAAAAATACGGAGGCAGCGGCTTTGTTTGAAAGAATTGCTGCTGCCGAAAAGGAAAACTGGTTGCCCTCTTATTATGTGGCTTTGGTAAACACTACAACCGCTTTTCAAACAAAAGATAAGGATAAAATGGCTGCACTATTGGGCAAGGCACAACAAGCACAGGACAAAGCCGCGCTAATCAGTACTAACAACCCCGAGCTAATGGTTATGCAAGCCATGATACATACGGCTTGGATTACGTATGACCCTATGACGAATGGTATGAAATTATCGGGTAAAGTAAATGAAATATACGCCAAAGCACTAGCAATTGCACCAGAGAATCCGAGAGTGGTGTTCTCTAAAGCAGAATTTGATATGGGTACGGCAGCTTATTTTGGTAACGACACTACTGCAATGTGCGAGGATGTAAAACGCGCTGTAGAACTTTTTGCTACCTTTAAAGCACCAACCCCTTTTTATCCGAGTTGGGGATTGGATAGAGCAGAGCAGCAGTTACAAAAATGTAATAAATAATAGCAACCGTAATGGGTAAAATAGTACTAAAAGAATTTTTTAAAGCAATACTACTTGGGATACTAATTTTTATAGTAATCCTAATTATCAAATTAACTTCAGGTCATACCCTAGCATGGGACTATTATTTGCTTGTAAACTTTCTTTACACCATGCTATATACCTTTACACTTTATGGCGCAAATGCTACTGTTTTTATTGCTATAGATAAAGCTTATAATAGCAAAAAAATGTCGGTAAAGCGCGTGTTAATAGGGTTTTTGGCATCTTTTATAGTATCATTAGCATGTATTGTTTTTTTACGACTATTTGAAGATGTTGTAATAGAAGGAGAGTCACTACAAGAGTTTACAGCTGGCGAAACGCTATCGAATTATATTTTTTCGATGATTATTACGGCAGTAGTAACCTTAGTAATTCATTTGTTCTATTTATACAAAAACTATCAGGAAAATAAAGTAAAACAACAAAAAATAATTGCAGGTACAGCCTCGGCAAAGTTCGAAACCCTAAAAAATCAAATAGACCCTCATTTTCTATTCAATAGCCTAAACGTATTAAGTTCTCTAATAGAAGAAAACCCAGATAATGCCCAACGTTTTACCACATCGTTATCCAAAGTGTACCGCTATGTACTAGAGCAGCGTGATAAAGAGTTGGTAAGCATACAAGAGGAATTGGCTTTTGCTAAAACGTACATGAACCTTTTAAAGATGCGCTTTGAGAATAGTATTTTCTTTCAGCTACCCGAAACAATATCCAACCCCGAGGCTAAAGTAGTACCATTATCCTTACAATTACTGTTAGAAAATACGATAAAGCACAATATTGTAAGCCAGAAAAAACCATTGGAAATTAGAATATATGAGGAGAATGGCTATTTGGTAGTACAAAATGATTTTAGAAAGAAAGAGGTACTCAGTAGCCGAAAAGGTGTTGGGCTCCAAAACATAATAAGTCGTTACGCCATTATAAGCTCACGAGAAGTGATTATAACCCAAACCAAAACTCATTTTACAGTAAAATTACCCATACTAACAAAACAAGTAACAATTATGGAAACCCAAACATACACTGATAATGAGAGTAGCTACTACAAAGCGCAGAAAAAAGTAGAAGATATAAAAGGCTTTTACGGTCATTTAACATCTTATATAATTGTAATAATAGGAATAGCAATATTAAACCTCATAACATCTCCGCAGCATTTATGGTTTTTATACCCTGCCATGGGATGGGGAATAGGCGTAATAGTACACGGTATGAGTGTATTTAATTTTATTCCTGTAATGGGCAAAAATTGGGAAGAGCGAAAAATTAAGGAGTATATGGAAAAAGAACAACAAAATAAATGGCGTTAATAATGGATAATTACAATCAGCAAGAAGCCTACAGACGGGCAGAAAAGAAAGTAAATGCTATAAAAGGTTTTTATGGTGGCTTATTTGGTTACTGTATTGTAATACCAATACTTATATACATTAACCTTACCTATACGCCCAATTATTATTGGTTTTGGTACTCTGCCATAGGGGGAGGTATTGGGCTGCTGGTACACGGTATGGCTATTTTTGGAGACTTTCCGTTTTTGAGTAAAGATTGGGAGAAACGCAAAATTGAGCAACTCATGGAAAAAGAGAATAACAAAATTGTAAAACAATAACACTTATGGAAAATTCATTTGAAGAGCGAATGCGTTATGAGCGTGCCAGAAAAAAAGTGAAAGCCATACGCGGTTACTTTATACACCTTTTTGCCTACCTTGTAGTAAACGGATTTTTAATTACCTCAAAATGGGTTAATTTACAGCCAGAGCAAGACTTTTTAACCTTTAGCACCTTTAGTACTGCATTTTTTTGGGGTATAGGGCTTGCTTTCCATACGTTTGGCGTATTTGGTATCTTATTATTTTTGGGGAGTAATTGGGAAGAACAAAAAATTACGCAAATGATGGCAGGAGATGCTCGTGAAAATAAAAAATGGGAGTAATACTAACTAATTATAAATACATTGCTTTCAAAAAATTAATCATACAATAATTGTTATGAACGTTATTATTATTGAAGACGAAAAACCTGCAGCCCGATTACTACAGCGCAAATTGCAGAAATTAAATGTAGTTGCAGATACCATGTTGCATTCGGTAGAGGAAGCTGTAGATTGGTTTCAGAAAAACCCGCATCCTGAATTAATATTTTTAGATATACAACTATCAGATGGCTTATCCTTCGAGATATTCGAGGTAGTGCATATAAACAGTGCTATTATTTTTACTACGGCTTATGATGAGTATGCGCTACGTGCTTTTAAACTTAATAGTATTGATTACCTTTTAAAACCAATTGACGAGGATGATTTGGCGGTTGCTATAAACAAATACCGTAGTAGTTTACCACAACAACAAAACCTATCGTTAGATTTTGAGCAGATAAAAAAAATGCTAGTAAATCCGCTTGAAAAGAGCTATAAAAGACGATTTACAATTAAAATGGGGCAACATCTTAAAATGATAAATGTAGATGATGCCGAATGTTTTTTTAGTGAAAATAAGGGCACTTACATCCACACTACTAATAATAGAGATTATTTGTTGGAAACTACTTTGGAGCAATTGGAAACCGAATTGGATTCGGAGCGATTTTATCGCGTAAGCCGAAAATACATTGTAAATATAGATGCTATTAAAGATATTGTAGTATATACCAATTCGCGCCTTAAAGTGGTATTACCTACTTACAATAATGATGAGGTTATTGTAAGTCGAGAGCGTGTAAACGATTTTAGGCAGTGGCTTGGTAATTAATGCATACCATACATAAAATAAATAGGGCTGTTTATATAAACAGCCCTATTTATTTTAATAGTATTTTTAGGAGGAAGAAGCGGTTTAGTCAAAAAGTGACATTATTTCTTTTTTAGTTTTACCTACTTTTTGCTCAATGCGTCCCCACATCTCATCTTCCTTACCTTCTTGGTACGTTACATCATCATCAGTAAGCTCACCATATTTTTGTTTCAGTTTACCTTTGTACTCATTCCAGTTCCCTTTAATTTCTTGTTCGTTAGGCATAATATATTGTTTTTTAGTTATTTAATAGTGTAAAATTACAACCTCAAATCTAAAATTACTCCTAACACCCTGCTAAGGTTATCACAAATGTTATTTGCTCAATCGGTGTAGCGTGTATACCATTGCCGAAAGTAAAAAGAAAGCTACTACTTGGTGTGCTAGTCCTAACCACAACGGTACGCGTAGTAACAACGTAAAAACACCTAGTGCAAATTGTATAAATACAATAACTACTAAAGCATTTAAACCTGATTTTTGCTGTTGGTTAAGGTTGAATTTTTTACTCTTAATGTATAAAAATACAATCATACCAACCACAATATATGCTATAGTACGGTGTACTAACTGCACGCCACTTTTACCTTCAGTAAGATTAAGCAATAACGATTTTTTCTCGATAAATACACTATCGTGCACCAACTGCCCGTCACTCATTAACGGCCAAGTGTTGTGTACTAAACCTGCGCCAAGCCCAGCTACAAAACCACCATATATAATTTGTATAATTAAAATTACAAGTGCTACACGTGCTATTTTTTTTAGGGTAGTAACAGGTGTTTTACGCTCGGGATAAATAAGGTCCAACGCCACCCAAAGCGTATACGCAAAGGTTATAAAGGCAAAGGTTAAGTGTAGTGCCAGCCTATAGTGGCTTACATCGGGGTGGTCTATTAGCCCGCTTTTTACCATAAACCAGCCTAAAAAACCCTGAAAACCACCCATTAGTAGCAAAATAATGCATTTGCTGATGGTAGCTTTATCTAGTTTTTTTCGGATGAGGAAATAAATAAAGGGTATTATAAATACGATACCAATTATCCTACCGATAAAGCGGTGAAACCACTCCCAAAAGTAGATGAACTTATAATCGTCCATCGTAAAATCGTTATGAATGTTGATTTTTTGATATTCAGGAAATTTTTTATATTCTTCAAACGCTTCATTCCATTTTTCTTCACTTGTTGGCGGAAACGTATCAGTAACCAAATGCCAATCCGTCATCGATAATCCTGAGTTGGTAAGCCGTGTAATACCTCCTACAACTACCATAATAAATACCAGTACACATCCTGCCAGTAACCATGTAATAACAGCCTTATTCCTTTTCATAACCCTACTCTTGTTGTTGTTTTAATCCCATCTTTTTGGCTTTTGCCATCATAAACTTATATGCGGGTTCGTACTCGTTAGGTATTTCACCCTCTAGTATTGCTTCTTTAATCGCCTCTTTAAGCGTACCTATTTCCCTACAGGGCTTTAGGTTAAAAATCTCCATAATTTCCTCTCCTGTAATGGGGGGCTGAAAATTACGCACATGGTCGCGTGCCTCTACCTCTACAATTTTATTGCGTACAATTTCAAAGTTTTTACGGTACTTTTTAAATTTTGTACGGTTTTTAGTGGTAATATCTGCCTCGCAAAGTGTCATTAATTTCTCCACATCGTCGCCCGCATCAAATATTAATCGGCGTACTGCCGAGTCGGTCACAATATCCTGCGCCAACACAATAGGACGCGAACTTAGCATTACCATTTTAGCCACAAACTTCATTTTGTGGTTTAGTGGCATGTGTAGGCGGGTAAATATTTTTTTAACCATTTTGCCTCCTAAAAATTCATGCCCATGAAACGTCCAACCTATTTTTTTATGGAAGCGTTTGGTGGGTGCTTTTCCAATATCGTGTAATAGTGCTGCCCATCGTAGCCATACATCGTCGGTATTGGGTGCTATATTATCTACCACCTCAAGTGTATGGTAAAAATTGTCTTTGTGGGTTTGCCCTTCTACCTCTTCTACACCTTGTAGTGCGGTAAGTTCGGGTAATATAATGTGCAGTAAACCTGTTTGCTGTAATAGTTTAAAGCCTGTAGAGGGCATATCCGTCATTAATATTTTGTTGAGCTCATCTACAATGCGCTCGCCCGATATGATGCTGATACGCTCTTTATTGCGTGTTATGGCCTGTAACGATTCTTCCTCAATGGTAAAACCGAGTTGTGTTGCAAAGCGTATGGCGCGCAGCATACGTAACGGATCGTCCGAATAGGTAGTATCGGGGGCTAATGGTGTACGGATTATTTCGTGTTGTAAATCATCAACGCCATTAAAAGGATCTACTAATGTTCCAAAATCCTCTTTATTTAACGAAAGTGCTAGTGCGTTTATGGTAAAATCTCGACGATTTTGGTCGTCCTCAAGCGTACCTGTTGCTACAAGCGGTTTTCGGCTTTCCCATTGGTACGATTCTTTACGAGCACCTACAAATTCAATGGCTATAAAATCGTTAGGTGCATTTTCGTATTGTAGCATTGCCGTACCGTAGTTTTTAAATACCTGTACTTTTGGCTTGTTGGGTAACAGTTTTGCTACTGCTTGTGCCAAATCGATACCGCTGCCTACGGCAACAATATCAATATCTTTTTTGAAATTTCTTTTAAGTAAAAAATCTCTTACAAAACCACCAATAACATAGGTGTCTACATTAAGTTGGTTTGCAGCTTGCGAGATGATATTAAATATGTTGTTATCTAATGCTTGTTTGTATGAAATAGTTTCCTTCATTAAGGGCGAATAACTTTTACCTGTAAATCGTTGCCTAACTTGATTATAGTGGATGGTTTTGCGGCATTTTTTTCGTCATGCAAATTTACGACATAGTCTACTCCGTCCAAAATATGACGGTCGATTTCTTTAAAAGATTTTGGCGTAGGCATACCACTTACATTTGCCGATGTAGATACTAATGGTTTTTTCATGCGTTCCATTAGTTTATAGCAAAAAGGCTCTTTTACTAATCGTACGGCTAAGGTGTTATCTGCTGCTATAATATTTTGGGCTACATTACTGGGATTATCCAGTATTAAGGTAGTAGGTTTATCGCTCAATTCTATAAGCTCCCAAGCCACGTCGGGTATTTCTTTAAATACATTGTACATCATGCGGTCGCTGTTCATCAGCACAATCATGCTCTTACTTTCTTCACGTTGTTTTAATGCATATATTTTTTTTACAGCTTCGGCGTTTGTGGCATCGCAGCCAATACCCCAAACGGTATCGGTAGGGTAGAGGATGATGCCTCCATTTTTAATGACTTCGAATGCGTTATGTACTTCGGTATTTATGTTTTGTTGACTCATAGTGTATCTAGATTTCAAAATTATTTAGTATTCTGACAATCGTTTTTATTTCGTCATTCGTTAATACGGGGCTTATGGGCAAACTCAATACTTCGTTATGTATTTGCTCTGTTATTGGCAACGATAGGTTATTCCAATTTTTATAAGCCGCTTGTTTGTGCGGGGGTATAGGGTAGTGTATTAGGGTTTGTACTCCATTTTTGGTTAAATACTGTTGCAGTGCATCCCTATGCTTGGTGCGTATTACATACAAATGCCAAACGTGTTCAGTTTCGTTTTTTGGTACAACAGGCAGT
The Flavobacterium litorale genome window above contains:
- a CDS encoding 2TM domain-containing protein, whose product is MGKIVLKEFFKAILLGILIFIVILIIKLTSGHTLAWDYYLLVNFLYTMLYTFTLYGANATVFIAIDKAYNSKKMSVKRVLIGFLASFIVSLACIVFLRLFEDVVIEGESLQEFTAGETLSNYIFSMIITAVVTLVIHLFYLYKNYQENKVKQQKIIAGTASAKFETLKNQIDPHFLFNSLNVLSSLIEENPDNAQRFTTSLSKVYRYVLEQRDKELVSIQEELAFAKTYMNLLKMRFENSIFFQLPETISNPEAKVVPLSLQLLLENTIKHNIVSQKKPLEIRIYEENGYLVVQNDFRKKEVLSSRKGVGLQNIISRYAIISSREVIITQTKTHFTVKLPILTKQVTIMETQTYTDNESSYYKAQKKVEDIKGFYGHLTSYIIVIIGIAILNLITSPQHLWFLYPAMGWGIGVIVHGMSVFNFIPVMGKNWEERKIKEYMEKEQQNKWR
- a CDS encoding 2TM domain-containing protein; the encoded protein is MALIMDNYNQQEAYRRAEKKVNAIKGFYGGLFGYCIVIPILIYINLTYTPNYYWFWYSAIGGGIGLLVHGMAIFGDFPFLSKDWEKRKIEQLMEKENNKIVKQ
- a CDS encoding 2TM domain-containing protein, whose product is MENSFEERMRYERARKKVKAIRGYFIHLFAYLVVNGFLITSKWVNLQPEQDFLTFSTFSTAFFWGIGLAFHTFGVFGILLFLGSNWEEQKITQMMAGDARENKKWE
- a CDS encoding LytR/AlgR family response regulator transcription factor, whose translation is MNVIIIEDEKPAARLLQRKLQKLNVVADTMLHSVEEAVDWFQKNPHPELIFLDIQLSDGLSFEIFEVVHINSAIIFTTAYDEYALRAFKLNSIDYLLKPIDEDDLAVAINKYRSSLPQQQNLSLDFEQIKKMLVNPLEKSYKRRFTIKMGQHLKMINVDDAECFFSENKGTYIHTTNNRDYLLETTLEQLETELDSERFYRVSRKYIVNIDAIKDIVVYTNSRLKVVLPTYNNDEVIVSRERVNDFRQWLGN
- a CDS encoding CsbD family protein, with amino-acid sequence MPNEQEIKGNWNEYKGKLKQKYGELTDDDVTYQEGKEDEMWGRIEQKVGKTKKEIMSLFD
- a CDS encoding COX15/CtaA family protein; its protein translation is MKRNKAVITWLLAGCVLVFIMVVVGGITRLTNSGLSMTDWHLVTDTFPPTSEEKWNEAFEEYKKFPEYQKINIHNDFTMDDYKFIYFWEWFHRFIGRIIGIVFIIPFIYFLIRKKLDKATISKCIILLLMGGFQGFLGWFMVKSGLIDHPDVSHYRLALHLTFAFITFAYTLWVALDLIYPERKTPVTTLKKIARVALVILIIQIIYGGFVAGLGAGLVHNTWPLMSDGQLVHDSVFIEKKSLLLNLTEGKSGVQLVHRTIAYIVVGMIVFLYIKSKKFNLNQQQKSGLNALVVIVFIQFALGVFTLLLRVPLWLGLAHQVVAFFLLSAMVYTLHRLSK
- a CDS encoding CCA tRNA nucleotidyltransferase, with product MKETISYKQALDNNIFNIISQAANQLNVDTYVIGGFVRDFLLKRNFKKDIDIVAVGSGIDLAQAVAKLLPNKPKVQVFKNYGTAMLQYENAPNDFIAIEFVGARKESYQWESRKPLVATGTLEDDQNRRDFTINALALSLNKEDFGTLVDPFNGVDDLQHEIIRTPLAPDTTYSDDPLRMLRAIRFATQLGFTIEEESLQAITRNKERISIISGERIVDELNKILMTDMPSTGFKLLQQTGLLHIILPELTALQGVEEVEGQTHKDNFYHTLEVVDNIAPNTDDVWLRWAALLHDIGKAPTKRFHKKIGWTFHGHEFLGGKMVKKIFTRLHMPLNHKMKFVAKMVMLSSRPIVLAQDIVTDSAVRRLIFDAGDDVEKLMTLCEADITTKNRTKFKKYRKNFEIVRNKIVEVEARDHVRNFQPPITGEEIMEIFNLKPCREIGTLKEAIKEAILEGEIPNEYEPAYKFMMAKAKKMGLKQQQE
- a CDS encoding L-threonylcarbamoyladenylate synthase, encoding MSQQNINTEVHNAFEVIKNGGIILYPTDTVWGIGCDATNAEAVKKIYALKQREESKSMIVLMNSDRMMYNVFKEIPDVAWELIELSDKPTTLILDNPSNVAQNIIAADNTLAVRLVKEPFCYKLMERMKKPLVSTSANVSGMPTPKSFKEIDRHILDGVDYVVNLHDEKNAAKPSTIIKLGNDLQVKVIRP